The following proteins are co-located in the Perca fluviatilis chromosome 22, GENO_Pfluv_1.0, whole genome shotgun sequence genome:
- the zgc:112982 gene encoding uncharacterized protein zgc:112982 isoform X4: MSRPRPGSPSYRFPWEEPDFDPHKVLAELDGNPSDRSHRPRGDPEEHWDYSREDMYPEGQRRSPPFPDDHEFVHHRHPNQEEFYRRRPPSPHLDVMGFDDDRRLSPLRDGEVGGDRRREGFKELFQRFENRARLPQSPLRISRERLPPTPKSHSDHQQREAGIGWKREEQGRGRGRFRDQSPNARLDDQRGGTGRERGRRSTQGPIRDRRREDSHHERTPPFKRQRRQMDDAIHLGYRNEEDFGQPRYSVDTPRDRFGGDTQGSFPRGDVRRSGPLVIEHDHGITGSREPSRWEQFGDREDLAPDFIRQRSPRPMGSSPERFRALDSRLEDREDARGRHFQDKWGDSNYHETRRNSAPQDRPNPVRYGNRDGPVNHRGRGGVRPGRGQFNRSQGGRTGPPRNQPRLQQSSQGYQDLPEEEQRPGYRAFREDSYEDPIEGEPDWAEEDRLQQWEPQRPGSLDRHLHRDDLDPKMPRQRERAWNDQKTNNMMVVTEETLTIKVDMSRPVNKNSSLCYSSDRQLSLDLVNVGRQRLDFLPMLEHSGTYQENAMHTGTFAQEIITLVHQVKEQYFRNDGVTLNERFSAPQQGGYSEADTEELTLDERFSSNRGFSLNMNSLLDDDEPLFSRLGPLQPVRDPGDLRHDLERRRQERLEGVKVTISGNNMSPRPLGPISAPGLAYREKDEMSQMEDEGFSNWPEEQSRRREGNMGPRRGAPYRLNAASQRRNTRPVNQLGPMRRPNNRNTAAVSTGTPTEPEEPEGTSVPTPVPNSQILVEPKATPVPVPTPDPQTPEESAFRIYQYGRVGEKRKKTKVHPHATGDPDMWKYFTHVKLGRFRHKWTVEPSMENLDYFVKNSTHLKTMNSDFSNEDGECIPVDKHWHVFNATSNTFLILTNRSQDPLAIILDYNNI, encoded by the exons ATGTCAAGACCACGGCCCGGATCGCCAAGTTACAG GTTCCCATGGGAGGAACCAGACTTTGATCCTCATAAAGTCCTTGCAGAACTGGATGGGAATCCGTCGGACAGGAGCCACCGCCCTAGAGGAGATCCTGAAGAACACTGGGACTACTCCAGGGAAGACATGTACCCTGAAGGCCAGAGAAGATCCCCTCCTTTCCCAGATGACCATGAGTTTGTGCATCATCGCCACCCAAACCAAGAGGAATTTTATCGCAGAAGGCCACCATCGCCCCATCTTGATGTGATGGGCTTTGATGATGACCGCAGGCTTTCCCCGCTGCGTGATGGAGAAGTTGGGGGAGATAGACGCAGAGAAGGGTTTAAAGAACTCTTCCAGCGTTTTGAAAACAGAGCGAGGTTGCCCCAGTCGCCTCTGAGGATATCTAGGGAAAGATTGCCGCCGACACCGAAGTCTCACTCAGACCACCAGCAGAGAGAGGCGGGGATAGGCtggaagagagaggagcaggGCAGGGGTCGAGGGAGGTTCAGAGACCAAAGTCCCAATGCGAGGTTGGATGACCAAAGAGGGGGCACAGGTAgggaaagaggaaggaggagcaCACAGGGTCCTATTAGAGACAGACGAAGAGAGGATTCACATCACGAGAGGACCCCCCCCTTTAAAAGGCAAAGAAGACAAATGGATGACGCCATTCACCTTGG GTACAGGAATGAGGAGGACTTTGGGCAACCGCGTTACTCAGTGGACACACCCAGAGATAGGTTTGGAGGAGACACTCAGGGGAGCTTCCCCCGTGGAGACGTTCGCCGCTCGGGACCACTCGTCATTGAACACGATCATGGCATCACAGGCAGCAGAGAGCCGTCACGTTGGGAACAATTTGGCGATCGCGAAGACCTTGCGCCTGACTTTATTCGACAGAGGAGTCCTCGTCCAATGGGCTCCTCTCCGGAGCGTTTCAGGGCGTTGGACAGCAGGTTGGAGGATCGGGAAGACGCAAGAGGACGCCATTTTCAAGATAAATGGGGAGACTCCAACTATCATGAAACTAGGAGGAACTCTGCGCCTCAAGATAGACCAAACCCTGTGAGATATGGTAACCGGGATGGTCCTGTGAACCACAGGGGGAGGGGTGGTGTTCGCCCAGGGAGAGGGCAGTTCAATCGCAGCCAGGGTGGAAGGACTGGACCGCCCAGAAATCAACCACGCTTACAGCAGTCCTCCCAAGGATACCAAGATCTTCCTGAAGAAGAGCAAAGACCAGGGTACCGAGCCTTCAGGGAAGATTCTTACGAGGATCCAATCGAAGGGGAGCCTGACTGGGCAGAAGAAGACAGACTTCAACAGTGGGAACCTCAAAGGCCTGGAAGTTTGGACCGGCACCTACACAGGGATGACTTAGACCCTAAAATGCCCCGTCAGAGGGAGCGAGCATGGAACGATCAGAAGACCAACAACATGATGGTTGTAACGGAGGAAACGCTAACCATCAAAGTCGACATGAGCCGACCCGTAAACAAAAACAG CTCGCTGTGCTACTCCTCGGACAGGCAGCTCTCTTTAGACCTGGTCAACGTGGGTCGCCAGCGTCTGGACTTCCTGCCTATGCTGGAGCACTCCGGGACGTACCAGGAGAATGCCATGCACACTGGGACTTTTGCCCAGGAAATCATCACACTGGTGCACCAAGTCAAAG AGCAGTATTTCAGAAATGATGGGGTCACCCTGAATGAGCGATTCTCAGCGCCCCAACAAGGCGGCTACTCTGAAGCAGACACGGAGGAGCTGACGTTGGATGAGAGGTTCAGTTCAAACCG AGGCTTCAGCTTAAACATGAACTCGCTGCTTGACGACGACGAGCCTCTGTTCTCCAGACTAGGACCCTTGCAG CCGGTTCGAGACCCGGGGGACCTGAGGCACGACctggagaggaggagacaggagaggCTGGAGGGGGTGAAAGTCACAATATCGGGGAACAATATGTCACCGCGCCCCCTGGGTCCAATCAG CGCGCCGGGGTTAGCGTACAGGGAAAAGGATGAAATGTCTCAGATGGAGGACGAAGGATTCTCCAACTGGCCAGAGGAGCAAAGCAGGAGACGAGAGGGCAACATG GGACCAAGGAGAGGAGCTCCGTACAGGCTGAATGCTGCCTCCCAACGCAGGAACACACGCCCCGTCAACCAGCTCGGACCAATGAGGCGACCAAACAACCGCAACACCGCTGCAG TGTCTACAGGGACTCCGACTGAACCGGAGGAACCTGAGGGGACCTCTGTTCCTACACCGGTCCCAAACTCCCAGATATTGGTGGAACCAAAAGCGACCCCTGTCCCTGTGCCGACCCCTGACCCTCAGACACCAGAGGAATCAGCCTTCAGGATCTACCAGTATGGTCGAGTGGGGGAAAAACGCAAGAAAACTAAGGTTCACCCGCATGCAACTGGTGACCCGGATATGTGGAAGTATTTCACACACGTGAAACTGGGACGGTTCCGACACAAATGGACGGTAGAACCTTCCATGGAGAATCTGGATTACTTCGTCAAGAATTCCACTCATCTGAAGACGATGAATTCTGATTTCTCGAATGAGGACGGGGAATGCATTCCTGTTGATAAACATTGGCACGTGTTCAACGCAACCAGCAACACGTTCCTGATTCTGACGAACCGTAGTCAGGACCCCTTGGCAATAATTCTGGACTATAATAACATTTGA
- the zgc:112982 gene encoding uncharacterized protein zgc:112982 isoform X3, which translates to MSRPRPGSPSYRRFPWEEPDFDPHKVLAELDGNPSDRSHRPRGDPEEHWDYSREDMYPEGQRRSPPFPDDHEFVHHRHPNQEEFYRRRPPSPHLDVMGFDDDRRLSPLRDGEVGGDRRREGFKELFQRFENRARLPQSPLRISRERLPPTPKSHSDHQQREAGIGWKREEQGRGRGRFRDQSPNARLDDQRGGTGRERGRRSTQGPIRDRRREDSHHERTPPFKRQRRQMDDAIHLGYRNEEDFGQPRYSVDTPRDRFGGDTQGSFPRGDVRRSGPLVIEHDHGITGSREPSRWEQFGDREDLAPDFIRQRSPRPMGSSPERFRALDSRLEDREDARGRHFQDKWGDSNYHETRRNSAPQDRPNPVRYGNRDGPVNHRGRGGVRPGRGQFNRSQGGRTGPPRNQPRLQQSSQGYQDLPEEEQRPGYRAFREDSYEDPIEGEPDWAEEDRLQQWEPQRPGSLDRHLHRDDLDPKMPRQRERAWNDQKTNNMMVVTEETLTIKVDMSRPVNKNSSLCYSSDRQLSLDLVNVGRQRLDFLPMLEHSGTYQENAMHTGTFAQEIITLVHQVKEQYFRNDGVTLNERFSAPQQGGYSEADTEELTLDERFSSNRGFSLNMNSLLDDDEPLFSRLGPLQPVRDPGDLRHDLERRRQERLEGVKVTISGNNMSPRPLGPISAPGLAYREKDEMSQMEDEGFSNWPEEQSRRREGNMGPRRGAPYRLNAASQRRNTRPVNQLGPMRRPNNRNTAAVSTGTPTEPEEPEGTSVPTPVPNSQILVEPKATPVPVPTPDPQTPEESAFRIYQYGRVGEKRKKTKVHPHATGDPDMWKYFTHVKLGRFRHKWTVEPSMENLDYFVKNSTHLKTMNSDFSNEDGECIPVDKHWHVFNATSNTFLILTNRSQDPLAIILDYNNI; encoded by the exons ATGTCAAGACCACGGCCCGGATCGCCAAGTTACAG AAGGTTCCCATGGGAGGAACCAGACTTTGATCCTCATAAAGTCCTTGCAGAACTGGATGGGAATCCGTCGGACAGGAGCCACCGCCCTAGAGGAGATCCTGAAGAACACTGGGACTACTCCAGGGAAGACATGTACCCTGAAGGCCAGAGAAGATCCCCTCCTTTCCCAGATGACCATGAGTTTGTGCATCATCGCCACCCAAACCAAGAGGAATTTTATCGCAGAAGGCCACCATCGCCCCATCTTGATGTGATGGGCTTTGATGATGACCGCAGGCTTTCCCCGCTGCGTGATGGAGAAGTTGGGGGAGATAGACGCAGAGAAGGGTTTAAAGAACTCTTCCAGCGTTTTGAAAACAGAGCGAGGTTGCCCCAGTCGCCTCTGAGGATATCTAGGGAAAGATTGCCGCCGACACCGAAGTCTCACTCAGACCACCAGCAGAGAGAGGCGGGGATAGGCtggaagagagaggagcaggGCAGGGGTCGAGGGAGGTTCAGAGACCAAAGTCCCAATGCGAGGTTGGATGACCAAAGAGGGGGCACAGGTAgggaaagaggaaggaggagcaCACAGGGTCCTATTAGAGACAGACGAAGAGAGGATTCACATCACGAGAGGACCCCCCCCTTTAAAAGGCAAAGAAGACAAATGGATGACGCCATTCACCTTGG GTACAGGAATGAGGAGGACTTTGGGCAACCGCGTTACTCAGTGGACACACCCAGAGATAGGTTTGGAGGAGACACTCAGGGGAGCTTCCCCCGTGGAGACGTTCGCCGCTCGGGACCACTCGTCATTGAACACGATCATGGCATCACAGGCAGCAGAGAGCCGTCACGTTGGGAACAATTTGGCGATCGCGAAGACCTTGCGCCTGACTTTATTCGACAGAGGAGTCCTCGTCCAATGGGCTCCTCTCCGGAGCGTTTCAGGGCGTTGGACAGCAGGTTGGAGGATCGGGAAGACGCAAGAGGACGCCATTTTCAAGATAAATGGGGAGACTCCAACTATCATGAAACTAGGAGGAACTCTGCGCCTCAAGATAGACCAAACCCTGTGAGATATGGTAACCGGGATGGTCCTGTGAACCACAGGGGGAGGGGTGGTGTTCGCCCAGGGAGAGGGCAGTTCAATCGCAGCCAGGGTGGAAGGACTGGACCGCCCAGAAATCAACCACGCTTACAGCAGTCCTCCCAAGGATACCAAGATCTTCCTGAAGAAGAGCAAAGACCAGGGTACCGAGCCTTCAGGGAAGATTCTTACGAGGATCCAATCGAAGGGGAGCCTGACTGGGCAGAAGAAGACAGACTTCAACAGTGGGAACCTCAAAGGCCTGGAAGTTTGGACCGGCACCTACACAGGGATGACTTAGACCCTAAAATGCCCCGTCAGAGGGAGCGAGCATGGAACGATCAGAAGACCAACAACATGATGGTTGTAACGGAGGAAACGCTAACCATCAAAGTCGACATGAGCCGACCCGTAAACAAAAACAG CTCGCTGTGCTACTCCTCGGACAGGCAGCTCTCTTTAGACCTGGTCAACGTGGGTCGCCAGCGTCTGGACTTCCTGCCTATGCTGGAGCACTCCGGGACGTACCAGGAGAATGCCATGCACACTGGGACTTTTGCCCAGGAAATCATCACACTGGTGCACCAAGTCAAAG AGCAGTATTTCAGAAATGATGGGGTCACCCTGAATGAGCGATTCTCAGCGCCCCAACAAGGCGGCTACTCTGAAGCAGACACGGAGGAGCTGACGTTGGATGAGAGGTTCAGTTCAAACCG AGGCTTCAGCTTAAACATGAACTCGCTGCTTGACGACGACGAGCCTCTGTTCTCCAGACTAGGACCCTTGCAG CCGGTTCGAGACCCGGGGGACCTGAGGCACGACctggagaggaggagacaggagaggCTGGAGGGGGTGAAAGTCACAATATCGGGGAACAATATGTCACCGCGCCCCCTGGGTCCAATCAG CGCGCCGGGGTTAGCGTACAGGGAAAAGGATGAAATGTCTCAGATGGAGGACGAAGGATTCTCCAACTGGCCAGAGGAGCAAAGCAGGAGACGAGAGGGCAACATG GGACCAAGGAGAGGAGCTCCGTACAGGCTGAATGCTGCCTCCCAACGCAGGAACACACGCCCCGTCAACCAGCTCGGACCAATGAGGCGACCAAACAACCGCAACACCGCTGCAG TGTCTACAGGGACTCCGACTGAACCGGAGGAACCTGAGGGGACCTCTGTTCCTACACCGGTCCCAAACTCCCAGATATTGGTGGAACCAAAAGCGACCCCTGTCCCTGTGCCGACCCCTGACCCTCAGACACCAGAGGAATCAGCCTTCAGGATCTACCAGTATGGTCGAGTGGGGGAAAAACGCAAGAAAACTAAGGTTCACCCGCATGCAACTGGTGACCCGGATATGTGGAAGTATTTCACACACGTGAAACTGGGACGGTTCCGACACAAATGGACGGTAGAACCTTCCATGGAGAATCTGGATTACTTCGTCAAGAATTCCACTCATCTGAAGACGATGAATTCTGATTTCTCGAATGAGGACGGGGAATGCATTCCTGTTGATAAACATTGGCACGTGTTCAACGCAACCAGCAACACGTTCCTGATTCTGACGAACCGTAGTCAGGACCCCTTGGCAATAATTCTGGACTATAATAACATTTGA
- the zgc:112982 gene encoding uncharacterized protein zgc:112982 isoform X2, with product MRVSFRTKGVGKMSRPRPGSPSYRFPWEEPDFDPHKVLAELDGNPSDRSHRPRGDPEEHWDYSREDMYPEGQRRSPPFPDDHEFVHHRHPNQEEFYRRRPPSPHLDVMGFDDDRRLSPLRDGEVGGDRRREGFKELFQRFENRARLPQSPLRISRERLPPTPKSHSDHQQREAGIGWKREEQGRGRGRFRDQSPNARLDDQRGGTGRERGRRSTQGPIRDRRREDSHHERTPPFKRQRRQMDDAIHLGYRNEEDFGQPRYSVDTPRDRFGGDTQGSFPRGDVRRSGPLVIEHDHGITGSREPSRWEQFGDREDLAPDFIRQRSPRPMGSSPERFRALDSRLEDREDARGRHFQDKWGDSNYHETRRNSAPQDRPNPVRYGNRDGPVNHRGRGGVRPGRGQFNRSQGGRTGPPRNQPRLQQSSQGYQDLPEEEQRPGYRAFREDSYEDPIEGEPDWAEEDRLQQWEPQRPGSLDRHLHRDDLDPKMPRQRERAWNDQKTNNMMVVTEETLTIKVDMSRPVNKNSSLCYSSDRQLSLDLVNVGRQRLDFLPMLEHSGTYQENAMHTGTFAQEIITLVHQVKEQYFRNDGVTLNERFSAPQQGGYSEADTEELTLDERFSSNRGFSLNMNSLLDDDEPLFSRLGPLQPVRDPGDLRHDLERRRQERLEGVKVTISGNNMSPRPLGPISAPGLAYREKDEMSQMEDEGFSNWPEEQSRRREGNMGPRRGAPYRLNAASQRRNTRPVNQLGPMRRPNNRNTAAVSTGTPTEPEEPEGTSVPTPVPNSQILVEPKATPVPVPTPDPQTPEESAFRIYQYGRVGEKRKKTKVHPHATGDPDMWKYFTHVKLGRFRHKWTVEPSMENLDYFVKNSTHLKTMNSDFSNEDGECIPVDKHWHVFNATSNTFLILTNRSQDPLAIILDYNNI from the exons ATGCGTGTGTCATTcagaaccaagggg GTTGGCAAAATGTCAAGACCACGGCCCGGATCGCCAAGTTACAG GTTCCCATGGGAGGAACCAGACTTTGATCCTCATAAAGTCCTTGCAGAACTGGATGGGAATCCGTCGGACAGGAGCCACCGCCCTAGAGGAGATCCTGAAGAACACTGGGACTACTCCAGGGAAGACATGTACCCTGAAGGCCAGAGAAGATCCCCTCCTTTCCCAGATGACCATGAGTTTGTGCATCATCGCCACCCAAACCAAGAGGAATTTTATCGCAGAAGGCCACCATCGCCCCATCTTGATGTGATGGGCTTTGATGATGACCGCAGGCTTTCCCCGCTGCGTGATGGAGAAGTTGGGGGAGATAGACGCAGAGAAGGGTTTAAAGAACTCTTCCAGCGTTTTGAAAACAGAGCGAGGTTGCCCCAGTCGCCTCTGAGGATATCTAGGGAAAGATTGCCGCCGACACCGAAGTCTCACTCAGACCACCAGCAGAGAGAGGCGGGGATAGGCtggaagagagaggagcaggGCAGGGGTCGAGGGAGGTTCAGAGACCAAAGTCCCAATGCGAGGTTGGATGACCAAAGAGGGGGCACAGGTAgggaaagaggaaggaggagcaCACAGGGTCCTATTAGAGACAGACGAAGAGAGGATTCACATCACGAGAGGACCCCCCCCTTTAAAAGGCAAAGAAGACAAATGGATGACGCCATTCACCTTGG GTACAGGAATGAGGAGGACTTTGGGCAACCGCGTTACTCAGTGGACACACCCAGAGATAGGTTTGGAGGAGACACTCAGGGGAGCTTCCCCCGTGGAGACGTTCGCCGCTCGGGACCACTCGTCATTGAACACGATCATGGCATCACAGGCAGCAGAGAGCCGTCACGTTGGGAACAATTTGGCGATCGCGAAGACCTTGCGCCTGACTTTATTCGACAGAGGAGTCCTCGTCCAATGGGCTCCTCTCCGGAGCGTTTCAGGGCGTTGGACAGCAGGTTGGAGGATCGGGAAGACGCAAGAGGACGCCATTTTCAAGATAAATGGGGAGACTCCAACTATCATGAAACTAGGAGGAACTCTGCGCCTCAAGATAGACCAAACCCTGTGAGATATGGTAACCGGGATGGTCCTGTGAACCACAGGGGGAGGGGTGGTGTTCGCCCAGGGAGAGGGCAGTTCAATCGCAGCCAGGGTGGAAGGACTGGACCGCCCAGAAATCAACCACGCTTACAGCAGTCCTCCCAAGGATACCAAGATCTTCCTGAAGAAGAGCAAAGACCAGGGTACCGAGCCTTCAGGGAAGATTCTTACGAGGATCCAATCGAAGGGGAGCCTGACTGGGCAGAAGAAGACAGACTTCAACAGTGGGAACCTCAAAGGCCTGGAAGTTTGGACCGGCACCTACACAGGGATGACTTAGACCCTAAAATGCCCCGTCAGAGGGAGCGAGCATGGAACGATCAGAAGACCAACAACATGATGGTTGTAACGGAGGAAACGCTAACCATCAAAGTCGACATGAGCCGACCCGTAAACAAAAACAG CTCGCTGTGCTACTCCTCGGACAGGCAGCTCTCTTTAGACCTGGTCAACGTGGGTCGCCAGCGTCTGGACTTCCTGCCTATGCTGGAGCACTCCGGGACGTACCAGGAGAATGCCATGCACACTGGGACTTTTGCCCAGGAAATCATCACACTGGTGCACCAAGTCAAAG AGCAGTATTTCAGAAATGATGGGGTCACCCTGAATGAGCGATTCTCAGCGCCCCAACAAGGCGGCTACTCTGAAGCAGACACGGAGGAGCTGACGTTGGATGAGAGGTTCAGTTCAAACCG AGGCTTCAGCTTAAACATGAACTCGCTGCTTGACGACGACGAGCCTCTGTTCTCCAGACTAGGACCCTTGCAG CCGGTTCGAGACCCGGGGGACCTGAGGCACGACctggagaggaggagacaggagaggCTGGAGGGGGTGAAAGTCACAATATCGGGGAACAATATGTCACCGCGCCCCCTGGGTCCAATCAG CGCGCCGGGGTTAGCGTACAGGGAAAAGGATGAAATGTCTCAGATGGAGGACGAAGGATTCTCCAACTGGCCAGAGGAGCAAAGCAGGAGACGAGAGGGCAACATG GGACCAAGGAGAGGAGCTCCGTACAGGCTGAATGCTGCCTCCCAACGCAGGAACACACGCCCCGTCAACCAGCTCGGACCAATGAGGCGACCAAACAACCGCAACACCGCTGCAG TGTCTACAGGGACTCCGACTGAACCGGAGGAACCTGAGGGGACCTCTGTTCCTACACCGGTCCCAAACTCCCAGATATTGGTGGAACCAAAAGCGACCCCTGTCCCTGTGCCGACCCCTGACCCTCAGACACCAGAGGAATCAGCCTTCAGGATCTACCAGTATGGTCGAGTGGGGGAAAAACGCAAGAAAACTAAGGTTCACCCGCATGCAACTGGTGACCCGGATATGTGGAAGTATTTCACACACGTGAAACTGGGACGGTTCCGACACAAATGGACGGTAGAACCTTCCATGGAGAATCTGGATTACTTCGTCAAGAATTCCACTCATCTGAAGACGATGAATTCTGATTTCTCGAATGAGGACGGGGAATGCATTCCTGTTGATAAACATTGGCACGTGTTCAACGCAACCAGCAACACGTTCCTGATTCTGACGAACCGTAGTCAGGACCCCTTGGCAATAATTCTGGACTATAATAACATTTGA
- the zgc:112982 gene encoding uncharacterized protein zgc:112982 isoform X1, which yields MRVSFRTKGVGKMSRPRPGSPSYRRFPWEEPDFDPHKVLAELDGNPSDRSHRPRGDPEEHWDYSREDMYPEGQRRSPPFPDDHEFVHHRHPNQEEFYRRRPPSPHLDVMGFDDDRRLSPLRDGEVGGDRRREGFKELFQRFENRARLPQSPLRISRERLPPTPKSHSDHQQREAGIGWKREEQGRGRGRFRDQSPNARLDDQRGGTGRERGRRSTQGPIRDRRREDSHHERTPPFKRQRRQMDDAIHLGYRNEEDFGQPRYSVDTPRDRFGGDTQGSFPRGDVRRSGPLVIEHDHGITGSREPSRWEQFGDREDLAPDFIRQRSPRPMGSSPERFRALDSRLEDREDARGRHFQDKWGDSNYHETRRNSAPQDRPNPVRYGNRDGPVNHRGRGGVRPGRGQFNRSQGGRTGPPRNQPRLQQSSQGYQDLPEEEQRPGYRAFREDSYEDPIEGEPDWAEEDRLQQWEPQRPGSLDRHLHRDDLDPKMPRQRERAWNDQKTNNMMVVTEETLTIKVDMSRPVNKNSSLCYSSDRQLSLDLVNVGRQRLDFLPMLEHSGTYQENAMHTGTFAQEIITLVHQVKEQYFRNDGVTLNERFSAPQQGGYSEADTEELTLDERFSSNRGFSLNMNSLLDDDEPLFSRLGPLQPVRDPGDLRHDLERRRQERLEGVKVTISGNNMSPRPLGPISAPGLAYREKDEMSQMEDEGFSNWPEEQSRRREGNMGPRRGAPYRLNAASQRRNTRPVNQLGPMRRPNNRNTAAVSTGTPTEPEEPEGTSVPTPVPNSQILVEPKATPVPVPTPDPQTPEESAFRIYQYGRVGEKRKKTKVHPHATGDPDMWKYFTHVKLGRFRHKWTVEPSMENLDYFVKNSTHLKTMNSDFSNEDGECIPVDKHWHVFNATSNTFLILTNRSQDPLAIILDYNNI from the exons ATGCGTGTGTCATTcagaaccaagggg GTTGGCAAAATGTCAAGACCACGGCCCGGATCGCCAAGTTACAG AAGGTTCCCATGGGAGGAACCAGACTTTGATCCTCATAAAGTCCTTGCAGAACTGGATGGGAATCCGTCGGACAGGAGCCACCGCCCTAGAGGAGATCCTGAAGAACACTGGGACTACTCCAGGGAAGACATGTACCCTGAAGGCCAGAGAAGATCCCCTCCTTTCCCAGATGACCATGAGTTTGTGCATCATCGCCACCCAAACCAAGAGGAATTTTATCGCAGAAGGCCACCATCGCCCCATCTTGATGTGATGGGCTTTGATGATGACCGCAGGCTTTCCCCGCTGCGTGATGGAGAAGTTGGGGGAGATAGACGCAGAGAAGGGTTTAAAGAACTCTTCCAGCGTTTTGAAAACAGAGCGAGGTTGCCCCAGTCGCCTCTGAGGATATCTAGGGAAAGATTGCCGCCGACACCGAAGTCTCACTCAGACCACCAGCAGAGAGAGGCGGGGATAGGCtggaagagagaggagcaggGCAGGGGTCGAGGGAGGTTCAGAGACCAAAGTCCCAATGCGAGGTTGGATGACCAAAGAGGGGGCACAGGTAgggaaagaggaaggaggagcaCACAGGGTCCTATTAGAGACAGACGAAGAGAGGATTCACATCACGAGAGGACCCCCCCCTTTAAAAGGCAAAGAAGACAAATGGATGACGCCATTCACCTTGG GTACAGGAATGAGGAGGACTTTGGGCAACCGCGTTACTCAGTGGACACACCCAGAGATAGGTTTGGAGGAGACACTCAGGGGAGCTTCCCCCGTGGAGACGTTCGCCGCTCGGGACCACTCGTCATTGAACACGATCATGGCATCACAGGCAGCAGAGAGCCGTCACGTTGGGAACAATTTGGCGATCGCGAAGACCTTGCGCCTGACTTTATTCGACAGAGGAGTCCTCGTCCAATGGGCTCCTCTCCGGAGCGTTTCAGGGCGTTGGACAGCAGGTTGGAGGATCGGGAAGACGCAAGAGGACGCCATTTTCAAGATAAATGGGGAGACTCCAACTATCATGAAACTAGGAGGAACTCTGCGCCTCAAGATAGACCAAACCCTGTGAGATATGGTAACCGGGATGGTCCTGTGAACCACAGGGGGAGGGGTGGTGTTCGCCCAGGGAGAGGGCAGTTCAATCGCAGCCAGGGTGGAAGGACTGGACCGCCCAGAAATCAACCACGCTTACAGCAGTCCTCCCAAGGATACCAAGATCTTCCTGAAGAAGAGCAAAGACCAGGGTACCGAGCCTTCAGGGAAGATTCTTACGAGGATCCAATCGAAGGGGAGCCTGACTGGGCAGAAGAAGACAGACTTCAACAGTGGGAACCTCAAAGGCCTGGAAGTTTGGACCGGCACCTACACAGGGATGACTTAGACCCTAAAATGCCCCGTCAGAGGGAGCGAGCATGGAACGATCAGAAGACCAACAACATGATGGTTGTAACGGAGGAAACGCTAACCATCAAAGTCGACATGAGCCGACCCGTAAACAAAAACAG CTCGCTGTGCTACTCCTCGGACAGGCAGCTCTCTTTAGACCTGGTCAACGTGGGTCGCCAGCGTCTGGACTTCCTGCCTATGCTGGAGCACTCCGGGACGTACCAGGAGAATGCCATGCACACTGGGACTTTTGCCCAGGAAATCATCACACTGGTGCACCAAGTCAAAG AGCAGTATTTCAGAAATGATGGGGTCACCCTGAATGAGCGATTCTCAGCGCCCCAACAAGGCGGCTACTCTGAAGCAGACACGGAGGAGCTGACGTTGGATGAGAGGTTCAGTTCAAACCG AGGCTTCAGCTTAAACATGAACTCGCTGCTTGACGACGACGAGCCTCTGTTCTCCAGACTAGGACCCTTGCAG CCGGTTCGAGACCCGGGGGACCTGAGGCACGACctggagaggaggagacaggagaggCTGGAGGGGGTGAAAGTCACAATATCGGGGAACAATATGTCACCGCGCCCCCTGGGTCCAATCAG CGCGCCGGGGTTAGCGTACAGGGAAAAGGATGAAATGTCTCAGATGGAGGACGAAGGATTCTCCAACTGGCCAGAGGAGCAAAGCAGGAGACGAGAGGGCAACATG GGACCAAGGAGAGGAGCTCCGTACAGGCTGAATGCTGCCTCCCAACGCAGGAACACACGCCCCGTCAACCAGCTCGGACCAATGAGGCGACCAAACAACCGCAACACCGCTGCAG TGTCTACAGGGACTCCGACTGAACCGGAGGAACCTGAGGGGACCTCTGTTCCTACACCGGTCCCAAACTCCCAGATATTGGTGGAACCAAAAGCGACCCCTGTCCCTGTGCCGACCCCTGACCCTCAGACACCAGAGGAATCAGCCTTCAGGATCTACCAGTATGGTCGAGTGGGGGAAAAACGCAAGAAAACTAAGGTTCACCCGCATGCAACTGGTGACCCGGATATGTGGAAGTATTTCACACACGTGAAACTGGGACGGTTCCGACACAAATGGACGGTAGAACCTTCCATGGAGAATCTGGATTACTTCGTCAAGAATTCCACTCATCTGAAGACGATGAATTCTGATTTCTCGAATGAGGACGGGGAATGCATTCCTGTTGATAAACATTGGCACGTGTTCAACGCAACCAGCAACACGTTCCTGATTCTGACGAACCGTAGTCAGGACCCCTTGGCAATAATTCTGGACTATAATAACATTTGA